A region of uncultured Draconibacterium sp. DNA encodes the following proteins:
- a CDS encoding alginate export family protein has protein sequence MKRLFTLILIVFAASAGHAQFSLEGQLRPRTELRNGFKKPIIPGQEPALFTEQRTRLIAGFKAEKYGFKFSVQDVRIWGETGQINKSDQLLSTHEAYGEFYASKKSTFRIGRQEVIYDGHRLFGSLDWAAQGRSLDAVRYLYKDENGNQFDMMASWNQTGYGDGAPEPAKLIGNSYVITSGGGSNTRIFNLGLPKAQAMAYYKKTFKSGDVAFMLLEDIYDVDATSGENYGNMTIGFTPNFNTEKLKFGGQFFYTGGASGKTETNGSYEKTDLSGYMANAYIQFIKLSGTPLLGFDYLSGDDEETTDKVEGWAPKYGTNHKFYGFMDYFYVGNGHGGADAKSAGLLDIYLKTTFKLGEKGKLMGHLHYFSAPEARTNATSGKSYDGYLGTELDLVFNYALAKGVSLSAGYSQLFGISDTMKQLKFNDPASETGDMQCWGWLMIAFTPKFL, from the coding sequence ATGAAAAGACTATTCACCTTAATTCTAATTGTGTTTGCAGCCAGTGCTGGTCATGCACAATTCTCACTTGAAGGACAACTTCGTCCGCGTACCGAACTTCGTAACGGTTTTAAAAAGCCGATAATCCCCGGACAGGAACCGGCCTTGTTTACCGAACAACGTACGCGATTAATTGCCGGATTTAAAGCCGAAAAGTATGGATTCAAATTTTCCGTACAAGACGTTCGTATTTGGGGAGAAACCGGGCAGATTAATAAGTCGGACCAATTGCTGAGCACTCACGAAGCTTATGGCGAATTCTATGCTTCGAAAAAATCAACCTTTCGTATTGGTCGTCAGGAAGTGATTTACGATGGACATCGCTTATTCGGAAGCCTCGACTGGGCTGCACAGGGCAGATCGCTGGATGCCGTACGGTATTTGTACAAAGACGAAAATGGCAACCAGTTCGACATGATGGCAAGCTGGAACCAAACCGGTTACGGCGACGGAGCCCCTGAACCTGCAAAATTGATAGGGAACTCCTATGTAATTACCAGCGGTGGCGGTTCCAACACCCGAATATTCAACCTTGGCCTCCCCAAAGCTCAGGCAATGGCTTATTACAAAAAGACCTTCAAATCAGGAGATGTGGCCTTTATGTTGCTGGAAGATATTTATGATGTGGATGCAACGTCGGGCGAAAACTATGGGAACATGACCATCGGGTTTACACCAAACTTTAATACGGAAAAGTTGAAATTTGGCGGCCAGTTCTTCTACACCGGAGGTGCCAGTGGTAAAACAGAGACCAACGGAAGCTACGAAAAAACGGATTTGAGCGGCTATATGGCCAATGCCTATATTCAGTTTATAAAACTTTCCGGTACGCCACTGCTCGGATTTGATTACCTGAGTGGCGATGACGAAGAAACTACCGACAAAGTTGAAGGCTGGGCTCCGAAATACGGAACCAACCACAAATTTTATGGATTCATGGACTATTTCTATGTTGGCAATGGCCATGGCGGTGCCGATGCAAAAAGCGCCGGGCTGTTGGATATTTACCTGAAAACTACTTTCAAGTTAGGCGAAAAAGGTAAGCTGATGGGACATTTGCACTACTTCTCGGCACCCGAAGCACGAACAAACGCAACAAGCGGCAAAAGTTACGATGGCTATTTAGGTACCGAGCTGGACCTGGTATTCAACTATGCGCTGGCAAAAGGTGTGAGTTTGAGTGCCGGTTACTCACAACTATTTGGCATTTCAGACACGATGAAACAATTGAAATTTAACGACCCTGCAAGCGAAACCGGGGACATGCAGTGTTGGGGCTGGCTAATGATTGCTTTCACGCCTAAGTTCCTGTAA